One Sulfuriferula thiophila DNA window includes the following coding sequences:
- a CDS encoding N-acyl homoserine lactonase family protein, with amino-acid sequence MYKLVNLVRVFFAGILILALTGCVSAPPVTPKAAQNLRLYVFNCGTIDVADISVFHPGIGKGEHKRLTDSCYLIVHPKGTLMWDTGLPDALINIPEGKTVYNLFTMHVTRTLASQLQEIGYAPDTINYLGISHMHSDHIGNVNLFPKATLLMQQEEYAAAFGPEPGKYGFSPENYPTLHANPVKQLTGDYDVFGDGTVIIKRTLGHTPGHQALFVKLPKTGNVLLSGDLVHFTENWEHKYVPGFNYDKAQSLKTMDEVAQFLKDNHAVLWIQHDLEQNQEIKHAPKYYE; translated from the coding sequence ATGTATAAACTGGTTAATTTAGTGCGCGTATTTTTTGCGGGTATATTGATTTTGGCACTGACCGGATGTGTTTCTGCGCCACCTGTTACGCCGAAAGCAGCACAAAATCTGCGGCTGTATGTCTTTAACTGCGGCACGATAGACGTCGCTGATATCTCTGTTTTCCACCCCGGCATCGGTAAAGGGGAGCATAAGCGGTTAACGGACTCGTGTTATCTCATCGTCCATCCTAAAGGAACGCTGATGTGGGATACGGGTTTGCCGGATGCGCTCATCAACATTCCAGAAGGTAAAACTGTCTATAACCTGTTCACGATGCATGTCACCAGAACGCTGGCTTCGCAGCTGCAGGAAATTGGTTATGCGCCAGATACGATCAACTATCTGGGTATTTCCCACATGCACAGCGATCATATTGGCAATGTGAACTTGTTCCCCAAAGCAACTTTGCTCATGCAGCAGGAAGAGTATGCTGCGGCCTTTGGTCCGGAGCCGGGTAAGTATGGTTTCAGTCCGGAAAATTACCCTACGCTGCACGCCAACCCTGTTAAGCAGCTAACGGGTGATTACGACGTGTTCGGCGATGGTACGGTGATCATTAAGCGCACGTTAGGCCACACGCCGGGGCATCAGGCTCTGTTTGTGAAGCTGCCGAAGACAGGCAATGTTCTGCTGTCAGGTGATCTGGTGCATTTCACTGAAAACTGGGAGCATAAATACGTGCCGGGTTTCAACTATGACAAGGCGCAGTCGCTGAAGACCATGGATGAGGTTGCCCAGTTTTTGAAAGACAATCATGCCGTACTGTGGATCCAGCATGATCTGGAGCAGAATCAGGAAATTAAGCATGCCCCCAAGTATTATGAGTAA
- a CDS encoding MarR family transcriptional regulator: protein MVNECLNAFEKRLESVAQKIPGQPRQEIILSRLQFMLTKKLQELTNQSLQQYGINDTVWTALMMLYSNPDNYIFPSDLSHVIVSSRTNITRLADEMVEKGWISREGCETDRRKIILTLTKAGVELVETVMPKRWAMHQTLWQDFTDEEKNLMEVMQRKLLTTLSNFNVEEPSC from the coding sequence ATGGTTAATGAATGTCTGAATGCCTTTGAAAAACGTCTTGAGAGTGTTGCTCAGAAAATTCCGGGCCAACCACGTCAGGAAATAATCCTGTCACGCCTGCAGTTTATGCTTACCAAAAAATTACAGGAACTGACTAATCAGAGCCTGCAGCAATACGGCATCAACGACACCGTATGGACAGCATTAATGATGCTGTATTCCAATCCGGATAACTATATCTTCCCTAGCGATTTAAGCCATGTGATCGTTTCATCACGCACCAACATTACCCGTCTGGCGGATGAAATGGTGGAGAAAGGCTGGATAAGCAGAGAAGGTTGCGAAACCGACCGACGCAAAATTATTTTGACCCTGACTAAGGCCGGCGTGGAACTAGTTGAAACCGTTATGCCCAAACGCTGGGCAATGCATCAAACGCTGTGGCAAGACTTTACCGACGAAGAAAAAAATCTGATGGAAGTCATGCAACGCAAATTACTGACCACCCTCTCAAATTTCAATGTGGAAGAACCATCATGCTAA
- a CDS encoding FAD-dependent oxidoreductase yields the protein MNTSPSFPSFALPGFVFADLFTREGLLRLDNEFLVRVYAHDTDLHARLLNYRQAAESLSAIHTSELLLACAPLFETFLSELFNIQQAVATLRAQVRSHDAVLKFKKLYVQRRARKRLLVKDVTATFAELDAWLDTVVQSIPDGDREFAVALFALALLDDETGNAASIEKLTQWCILALTDAQGRAAVMNWTSFKLPQGVDYQHLVNFQPRIADHAVGVEALPETLRPRDGFKLTDQRMSSREAQGEVNYCIYCHEHDGDFCSKGFPEKKGEPDRGFKINPLGVLLTGCPLEEKISEMHALKRDGLNIAALAMAMVDNPMIPATGHRICNDCMKACIYQKQEPVDIPQIETRVLTDVLHLPWGVELYDLLTRWNPLRARQYLPEDYNGKKILIAGMGPAGFTMAHHLTMEGCAVVGIDGLKIEPLPDALLHGAVHDYAALEEQLDTRIMAGFGGVAEYGITVRWDKNFLKLIYLSLARRKLFQVFGGVRLGGTVTLEDAWELGFDHVSIATGAGLPRVVAIENSLARGMRQANDFLMALQLTGAAKASSLANLQVRLPAVVIGGGLTALDTATEVQAYYIAQVEKTLLRYERLANTLGEARVREQLDEESIGILEEFLAHGKTVRAERARAASVNEQPNFIPLLHAWGGVTVIYRRSMNESPAYLRNHEEVRKALEEGIYYAEGMQPLKADLDRFAYVVSLTCQRYQLSGDGKWEDSGETVSLPARAIFTAAGAAPNTIYEREHPGTFVMQGEHFMPHMNSPEGLHAVNVAQHHKSENTGPFTAYDNNDHRVTFIGDTHPVFHGSVVKAIASSMRTYPQIMAALQPLTAPVADDYPAFRERMADILQPRVVDVRRHSPSVIEVSIRAPMAARNFHPGQFYRLQNFESLSPLVEGTRLQTEGMALTGARVEVDTGLISLMILEAGASSRLCASLPVNTPVVLMGPTGKATELPENQTILVTAGRRGAAVMGMLGPALRARGNRVLYFAGFRTADEVYQQDRLEAAADAVIWCTASGSPIPARRPQDSSLTGDYMTMLRRYAEGELEREDHSATIPLSSVDRVLVIGTRHLLRMMQDAMQHDLRDKFRSDVVAICSVPSPMQCMLQGVCAQCLQWQIDPATGLRTRAVFSCAGQDQPLQWVDMDNLDARLAQNSMAEKLTNIWLDYLLVRSEIHHV from the coding sequence ATGAATACATCTCCCAGTTTCCCATCTTTTGCATTGCCGGGGTTCGTGTTTGCTGATCTGTTTACACGAGAAGGCTTACTGCGGCTCGATAATGAATTCTTAGTCAGAGTCTATGCGCATGACACTGATTTGCATGCGCGCTTATTGAATTATCGGCAGGCCGCTGAGAGTTTATCGGCAATACACACGAGCGAGTTGCTATTGGCGTGCGCGCCACTCTTTGAGACGTTTTTATCGGAGCTGTTTAATATTCAGCAAGCCGTCGCTACGTTACGCGCGCAGGTTCGATCTCATGATGCGGTGCTGAAATTCAAAAAACTATATGTGCAAAGGCGGGCACGTAAACGCCTGTTGGTGAAAGACGTTACTGCAACTTTTGCCGAGCTCGATGCCTGGCTGGATACAGTTGTGCAATCTATACCTGATGGCGACCGTGAATTTGCGGTGGCGCTTTTCGCACTCGCCTTGCTGGATGATGAAACCGGCAACGCTGCATCCATCGAAAAACTCACGCAATGGTGCATATTGGCACTGACTGATGCCCAAGGCCGCGCGGCGGTCATGAATTGGACCAGTTTCAAGCTGCCGCAGGGAGTGGATTATCAGCATCTGGTGAATTTTCAGCCGCGGATTGCTGATCATGCGGTAGGTGTAGAGGCTCTGCCGGAAACATTGCGGCCCAGGGATGGCTTTAAATTAACCGATCAGCGCATGTCGTCGCGTGAAGCACAGGGCGAGGTGAATTACTGCATTTATTGCCATGAGCACGATGGCGATTTCTGTTCGAAGGGCTTTCCGGAGAAGAAGGGCGAGCCTGATCGTGGCTTCAAGATCAATCCGCTGGGTGTGCTGCTGACCGGATGCCCGCTGGAGGAGAAGATCTCCGAGATGCATGCGCTGAAGCGCGATGGCCTCAATATCGCCGCGCTGGCTATGGCGATGGTGGATAACCCGATGATACCGGCGACTGGTCATCGTATCTGCAACGATTGCATGAAAGCCTGTATTTACCAAAAACAGGAGCCGGTAGATATTCCGCAGATCGAGACGCGGGTTTTGACCGATGTATTGCATCTGCCGTGGGGCGTGGAGCTATATGATCTGCTGACTCGCTGGAATCCGTTGCGCGCCCGGCAATATTTGCCTGAGGACTATAACGGTAAAAAGATACTCATCGCTGGTATGGGGCCGGCTGGGTTCACCATGGCGCATCATCTGACTATGGAAGGCTGTGCAGTGGTGGGTATCGACGGGTTGAAAATCGAGCCGCTGCCGGATGCGTTGCTGCATGGCGCAGTGCATGATTATGCCGCACTGGAAGAACAGCTCGACACCCGCATCATGGCCGGGTTTGGCGGTGTGGCTGAATATGGCATTACGGTGCGCTGGGATAAAAATTTCCTCAAGCTGATCTACCTCAGTCTGGCACGGCGCAAGCTGTTTCAGGTATTCGGCGGTGTACGTCTCGGTGGCACGGTCACCCTGGAAGATGCATGGGAGCTGGGCTTTGATCATGTCAGTATCGCGACCGGTGCCGGACTGCCGCGCGTGGTGGCGATTGAAAATAGCCTGGCTCGCGGCATGCGTCAGGCTAACGATTTTCTGATGGCGTTGCAACTGACCGGTGCGGCCAAGGCCAGTAGCCTGGCTAACCTGCAAGTGCGTTTGCCTGCTGTTGTTATCGGTGGCGGCCTGACGGCGCTTGATACCGCCACCGAGGTGCAGGCTTATTACATCGCTCAGGTAGAGAAAACCCTGCTGCGCTATGAGCGGTTGGCAAATACGCTGGGTGAGGCCAGGGTGCGGGAGCAGCTGGATGAAGAGTCTATCGGCATTCTGGAAGAGTTTCTGGCGCATGGGAAAACGGTGCGTGCTGAACGAGCCCGTGCTGCCAGCGTCAATGAGCAGCCAAACTTTATCCCGCTGCTCCACGCCTGGGGTGGCGTGACCGTGATCTATCGGCGCAGTATGAATGAATCCCCAGCCTATCTGCGTAACCATGAAGAGGTGCGCAAGGCGCTCGAGGAGGGGATTTATTATGCCGAGGGCATGCAGCCACTAAAGGCTGATCTGGATCGGTTTGCTTATGTGGTATCGCTGACGTGTCAGCGTTACCAGCTGAGTGGGGATGGTAAATGGGAAGATAGCGGTGAAACAGTCAGTTTGCCTGCCCGTGCCATTTTTACGGCTGCGGGTGCAGCGCCGAATACGATCTACGAGCGTGAGCATCCCGGCACCTTTGTCATGCAGGGCGAGCATTTCATGCCGCACATGAATAGCCCGGAGGGTCTGCACGCGGTGAACGTTGCGCAGCACCATAAATCCGAAAATACCGGCCCATTTACCGCTTACGATAACAACGATCACCGGGTAACTTTCATCGGTGATACTCATCCAGTCTTTCACGGCAGCGTGGTTAAGGCTATCGCTTCGAGCATGCGAACATATCCCCAGATCATGGCTGCGCTGCAACCACTGACCGCGCCAGTTGCGGATGATTACCCTGCATTTCGTGAGCGCATGGCGGATATACTGCAGCCACGCGTAGTCGATGTGCGGCGCCACAGTCCCAGCGTGATAGAAGTGAGTATACGGGCACCAATGGCTGCGCGTAATTTCCATCCGGGACAGTTTTATCGATTGCAGAATTTTGAAAGCTTGAGTCCGCTGGTGGAGGGGACGCGCCTGCAAACTGAAGGCATGGCATTAACCGGCGCCAGGGTCGAAGTCGATACGGGCCTGATTTCGCTGATGATACTGGAAGCGGGGGCGAGTTCGCGTCTGTGCGCGTCGTTGCCAGTGAATACGCCAGTGGTACTGATGGGGCCGACCGGAAAAGCCACTGAATTGCCTGAAAATCAGACTATATTAGTCACAGCTGGCCGGCGTGGTGCGGCAGTGATGGGCATGCTAGGCCCGGCACTGCGTGCGCGTGGCAATCGGGTGCTGTATTTCGCCGGCTTTCGTACAGCCGATGAGGTGTATCAGCAGGACCGGCTGGAGGCGGCTGCGGATGCAGTGATCTGGTGTACTGCGAGCGGCTCGCCGATACCTGCCCGACGACCGCAGGATAGCAGCCTGACTGGCGACTATATGACCATGCTGCGGCGTTACGCTGAAGGTGAGCTTGAGCGAGAAGATCACAGTGCGACAATCCCGTTATCCAGTGTAGATCGGGTACTGGTGATCGGCACCCGGCATTTGCTGCGGATGATGCAAGATGCGATGCAGCATGATTTGCGTGACAAGTTTCGCAGCGATGTTGTTGCCATCTGTTCTGTGCCCAGCCCTATGCAGTGCATGCTGCAAGGCGTATGCGCACAATGTTTGCAGTGGCAGATCGATCCGGCCACAGGCTTGCGTACGCGTGCCGTATTCTCCTGTGCCGGGCAGGATCAGCCATTGCAATGGGTGGACATGGATAATCTTGACGCACGTCTGGCGCAAAACTCCATGGCGGAGAAGTTAACCAATATCTGGCTGGATTATCTGCTGGTCCGCAGTGAAATCCATCATGTTTAA
- a CDS encoding efflux RND transporter periplasmic adaptor subunit — protein MLNQLTPRSLLIASLLPVIALTGCKSEQKPAGNPMDMPVVVEVTQVRVGPLSQGINAVGSLSSPQQTAIAPQIGGKIVALNIEQGQPVHAGTVLAQLDDATFRAQLLSAEASLSNAQQVYARDQQIAGSGALSAQQITSDATAVKVAEASLAQIRANLDYTKIRAPFAGTLGIRQVSLGSYVAPGTTLVTLQSLNPLYLDFSLPQNQYSQVKNGQAVHFKVDGLQGDFTGKVTATNPALSGDSRSIAIRATVANNDERLKPGMFANIQLQTGTVANVVFIPQQAIVAEGNARKVWVVDNQKNATLRDIKLGQFETNWVQVTSGLVAGDSIIATGLQKMHPKAKLVIKPYQPIHNPRLDLANPADNGAGA, from the coding sequence ATGCTAAACCAGTTGACACCGCGTTCCTTACTCATCGCCAGCCTGCTGCCTGTCATTGCGCTCACAGGCTGCAAGAGTGAACAAAAACCTGCCGGAAACCCAATGGACATGCCAGTAGTAGTAGAAGTCACTCAGGTGCGTGTTGGGCCACTATCTCAGGGGATCAATGCAGTCGGCAGTTTGTCCAGCCCGCAACAAACAGCTATCGCACCCCAAATCGGCGGCAAGATCGTTGCGTTGAATATAGAGCAGGGTCAGCCCGTACATGCCGGTACGGTATTAGCGCAACTGGATGACGCTACATTCCGCGCCCAATTGTTATCCGCGGAAGCTTCACTCAGCAATGCCCAGCAGGTTTACGCACGTGACCAGCAAATTGCCGGCAGTGGCGCCCTCTCTGCCCAGCAAATAACTTCCGATGCTACTGCCGTCAAAGTTGCAGAAGCCAGCCTGGCACAAATTCGTGCCAATCTCGATTACACAAAAATTCGTGCGCCGTTCGCAGGCACGCTGGGCATACGCCAGGTAAGCCTGGGCAGTTATGTTGCTCCGGGAACAACACTGGTCACGCTGCAGAGCCTTAACCCGCTCTATCTTGACTTCAGCCTGCCACAAAACCAGTATTCGCAAGTTAAAAATGGCCAGGCCGTGCATTTCAAAGTGGATGGTTTGCAAGGTGATTTTACCGGCAAGGTAACGGCCACCAATCCGGCATTATCAGGTGATAGCCGCAGCATTGCCATTCGTGCCACCGTCGCCAATAACGATGAACGCCTGAAACCGGGCATGTTCGCCAACATCCAGTTACAGACCGGCACAGTAGCTAATGTCGTATTCATCCCGCAGCAGGCCATCGTCGCAGAAGGCAATGCCCGTAAGGTTTGGGTAGTCGATAATCAGAAAAATGCCACGTTACGTGATATCAAACTGGGCCAGTTTGAAACCAACTGGGTGCAGGTAACCTCCGGTCTGGTGGCTGGCGATAGCATCATAGCCACCGGGCTGCAAAAAATGCATCCCAAGGCCAAACTTGTTATCAAACCCTACCAGCCCATACATAATCCACGTCTGGATTTGGCCAACCCTGCAGATAACGGAGCCGGCGCATGA
- a CDS encoding NADPH-dependent FMN reductase: MRILAISGSLRAASHNTALLRVVSRLAPADIQVELYAELGKLPLFNPDLEAMNLPYVVDLRAQLLAADAVLIASPEYAHGVTGVIKNALDWMVGCEAFVNKPVALLNASPRAVHAYAALKETLSVMSALIVEEASVTLPVQSTHLDEEGLATHPETALTLRNALQILRFVVERNRIAAA, translated from the coding sequence ATGAGAATATTGGCAATATCCGGCAGTTTGCGCGCAGCTTCGCATAATACGGCGCTGCTGCGTGTTGTCTCACGTCTGGCGCCTGCGGATATTCAGGTTGAGTTGTATGCCGAACTGGGAAAGCTGCCGCTGTTCAATCCTGATCTGGAAGCCATGAACCTGCCATATGTGGTGGATCTGCGCGCGCAATTGCTGGCGGCTGACGCTGTCTTGATCGCCAGCCCGGAGTATGCGCATGGGGTGACCGGTGTAATAAAAAATGCGCTGGACTGGATGGTGGGTTGCGAAGCGTTTGTGAACAAGCCAGTTGCGCTGCTCAATGCCTCACCACGTGCTGTTCATGCATATGCAGCACTCAAGGAAACGTTGAGTGTCATGTCTGCTCTGATAGTGGAAGAGGCGTCGGTTACGCTGCCTGTACAGAGCACCCATCTGGATGAGGAAGGGTTAGCAACGCATCCAGAAACTGCTCTCACGTTACGCAACGCGCTGCAGATACTGCGGTTCGTAGTGGAACGAAATCGGATTGCTGCTGCTTAA